The following proteins come from a genomic window of Chryseobacterium glaciei:
- the porV gene encoding type IX secretion system outer membrane channel protein PorV yields MNLTTKLLLGIGLGAGFLGYAQDLSLVRPVLTGAPFLRIAPDARAGGMGDQGVVTSPDAFSQFWNAAKYPFSRSSSSVGINYTPYMGKLTNDVFLLYGAFHKFLGQEERSTISASIYYFNMGEVDLTQLVGSEVTSMGTSKPNEFSIDVAYGLKLSDSYSMAVTGRYIRSDLAGGFNTDTTLKPANSFAVDISAYYTSPRFSSIGGYDGKLNAGLAIQNLGPKLDYTGNEESRSYLPTMARLGIGYDMFLDDVNRIGLSVEGSKLLVPGSEFIGMDPNTRQPMYAVPNVGPIDGISKSFKNPNSIMYSGALEYSYNNAFAVRGGYFHESEEQGARQFATAGIGLKYNSFGLDISYLINMSKINTALDNTLRFGLTWNIGEETSNVDN; encoded by the coding sequence ATGAATTTAACTACTAAACTGCTTTTAGGAATTGGGTTAGGTGCTGGTTTTTTAGGGTATGCTCAAGATCTAAGTCTTGTAAGACCTGTGTTAACCGGGGCTCCATTTTTAAGAATCGCACCAGATGCTAGAGCCGGAGGTATGGGAGATCAAGGTGTAGTTACCTCTCCTGATGCGTTTTCTCAATTTTGGAATGCAGCGAAATATCCTTTTAGCAGATCAAGTTCTTCCGTAGGTATCAACTACACGCCTTACATGGGAAAACTTACCAATGATGTATTTTTACTATATGGTGCATTCCATAAGTTTCTAGGGCAGGAAGAAAGATCTACCATCTCTGCGAGTATTTATTACTTCAATATGGGTGAAGTAGATTTAACTCAATTAGTAGGTTCAGAAGTTACTTCTATGGGTACGTCTAAGCCAAACGAATTCTCAATTGATGTAGCGTACGGTCTAAAACTTTCAGATTCTTATTCAATGGCTGTAACGGGTAGATATATTCGTTCAGACTTGGCCGGAGGTTTCAACACAGATACAACTCTTAAACCTGCAAACTCATTTGCAGTAGACATTTCAGCTTACTATACATCTCCAAGATTCTCAAGTATCGGAGGATATGATGGTAAATTGAATGCAGGTTTAGCAATCCAGAACTTAGGTCCGAAATTAGATTATACAGGAAACGAAGAATCTAGATCTTATCTTCCAACAATGGCTAGATTAGGTATCGGTTACGATATGTTCTTGGATGATGTAAACAGAATTGGTCTTAGCGTTGAAGGATCTAAACTTTTAGTTCCTGGTTCTGAGTTTATCGGAATGGATCCTAATACAAGACAACCAATGTACGCAGTACCAAACGTTGGTCCAATAGACGGTATCAGCAAATCTTTCAAAAACCCTAACAGTATCATGTATAGTGGAGCGCTGGAATATTCTTACAATAATGCATTTGCTGTAAGAGGTGGTTATTTCCATGAAAGTGAAGAACAAGGGGCAAGACAATTTGCAACTGCCGGTATTGGTTTAAAATACAACTCTTTCGGACTTGATATTTCTTACCTTATCAATATGTCTAAAATTAATACAGCTTTAGATAACACGCTTCGTTTCGGGTTAACTTGGAACATCGGAGAGGAAACTTCTAATGTTGATAATTAA
- a CDS encoding DUF6705 family protein — protein MKTINIKTIILFSFFISFFSCKAQEHPLNTDFRNLPDYSYLRDLNNELNPYIGTYTSTYNGNNITIYINKQEKKLKSFGSQKFYKDVLSIKFIVKNSSGNVLQDTQNMNFDINQIRHTIFSTMINPYHNLVMFSYGGTNCGVGWGSIYLKKLNLNQLSWEYRPNDMILDSSKCPNGTNINIYLPETKDLIFTKQ, from the coding sequence ATGAAAACAATAAATATTAAAACAATAATTCTTTTTAGCTTTTTTATAAGTTTTTTTTCTTGTAAAGCACAAGAACATCCATTAAATACAGATTTTAGAAATTTACCTGATTATTCTTATTTAAGAGACTTAAACAATGAATTAAATCCATATATTGGAACATATACTTCAACATATAATGGAAATAATATTACGATTTATATAAATAAACAAGAAAAGAAACTAAAAAGTTTTGGAAGTCAAAAATTCTATAAAGATGTTTTATCTATAAAGTTCATTGTTAAAAATTCATCTGGAAATGTGCTCCAAGATACTCAAAATATGAACTTTGATATTAATCAAATTCGACACACTATTTTCAGTACAATGATTAATCCTTATCATAATTTAGTAATGTTTTCTTATGGAGGTACAAATTGTGGTGTTGGCTGGGGAAGTATATATCTGAAAAAACTAAACTTAAATCAACTTTCTTGGGAATATCGACCAAATGATATGATTCTTGATAGTAGTAAATGTCCAAATGGAACAAATATAAATATTTATCTTCCTGAGACAAAAGATTTAATTTTTACTAAGCAATAA
- a CDS encoding DUF6705 family protein, translating into MKKLFLFILLGGTFFCNAQEVLPLTSMNNELPLNAYIKDIDNQLPAFEGKWEGISNNKTFTIVFKKVKYYDTLAQKNPYYKDMLWGKFQVKDLNGKTLFDNLSLEDNYSKIQGMRIHPSGKYELIYIDPDLCNKVGLIMIGFTDSSKKELKFKYKDYPQSLDSSCFYYGKPIDQQPDPLPKEIILTKQ; encoded by the coding sequence ATGAAAAAACTATTTTTATTTATACTATTAGGAGGAACATTTTTCTGTAATGCACAAGAAGTCCTTCCTTTAACTAGCATGAACAATGAGCTTCCCCTAAATGCTTATATAAAAGATATAGATAATCAATTACCTGCCTTTGAGGGAAAATGGGAGGGGATTTCAAATAATAAAACATTTACTATTGTTTTCAAAAAAGTGAAATATTATGATACACTTGCACAAAAAAATCCATATTACAAAGATATGCTCTGGGGCAAATTTCAGGTAAAAGACTTAAATGGTAAAACTCTTTTTGATAATCTTTCCCTTGAAGATAATTATTCAAAAATACAAGGTATGCGTATTCATCCTAGTGGAAAGTATGAGTTAATATATATTGATCCGGATTTATGCAATAAAGTAGGTCTTATTATGATTGGATTTACAGATTCTTCAAAAAAAGAATTAAAGTTTAAATATAAAGACTATCCACAAAGCTTGGATTCTAGTTGTTTTTATTATGGTAAACCTATTGATCAACAACCAGATCCATTACCGAAAGAGATTATATTGACCAAACAATAA
- a CDS encoding FUSC family protein: MNYSAELKKFVTSQYVYSAIRITLATVLPCLVLAHFGILKEYFLFPLGTSFVALCDQPGPFIRRRNALTFAIFCFVLVALIASLVMHVKILVFLELIVFGMFFSLIGVYGQRLAAVGSLSLVVMAIFIDGHLSGVNIFKSLLIFASGCAWFLLIFLVVTTIQPYKLASQMIGENYLQLAEFLKIKANYYQKNPDFDKLTTQVIAKQIGIKNLQEETRETVFKTRTIVNESTTTSRLLMLMFLNSMDLHEKLMTSESDYQKLQQSFEDSTILVHIHDYLNLLADEITNIGISLQIGTRAKPMTNLDLAHKNLNAHYFELRNKQLSPDTLENFMILRQILMRINEITKEINEIYKVFSQDVKLAKSLSTGLDLKKFMPNEEKLNFKVLRNNISLSSSHFRHALRITIALLLGYLFSMFQFFAIGHAYWILITIVAILKPAYSITKQRNLLRLYGTIAGASVAYAILHFVHINAVLFSILLLSMIMCFSFLKGRYFWAVSFMTIYVFLSFNFLSPGKVDVIFKDRIVDTIVAGIIAFVVSYIVLPVWEHTQNLDLMKKSAESNLIYFQSVISKFLEGDFDIEDYKVKRKNAIISLANLSDNFQRMISEPKNQQKKLEVVHQFVATSHLITAYTASLSQYSKNNEEYPEIDAESWSRKIEAEMQKVSALLNGDEINETLKMESRIEPEDSSIDDLMLKRRTEIEENDIVDRRDPDKISHLTELKNIHDVLELIFDVAKEQRKVIEKYKSESETTETVKAIPQQS, from the coding sequence ATGAACTATTCCGCGGAACTCAAAAAATTCGTAACAAGTCAATATGTATATTCTGCTATCAGGATTACATTGGCTACCGTTCTGCCATGTTTAGTTCTCGCCCACTTCGGAATTCTGAAAGAATACTTCCTCTTCCCTCTCGGAACCAGCTTTGTAGCACTTTGTGATCAGCCGGGACCATTTATAAGAAGAAGAAATGCATTAACATTTGCTATTTTCTGCTTTGTTCTCGTTGCGCTTATTGCAAGTTTGGTGATGCATGTTAAAATTCTGGTCTTTCTCGAACTTATTGTTTTCGGGATGTTTTTCTCTTTGATCGGCGTGTACGGACAAAGATTAGCCGCCGTTGGATCATTATCATTGGTTGTCATGGCGATCTTTATTGATGGTCATCTTAGCGGAGTCAATATTTTTAAAAGTTTATTGATTTTCGCTTCCGGCTGTGCTTGGTTTTTATTGATATTTCTAGTCGTAACAACAATTCAGCCTTATAAATTAGCCAGTCAGATGATTGGTGAAAATTATCTTCAGTTAGCTGAATTTTTAAAGATCAAAGCCAATTATTATCAAAAAAATCCGGACTTCGATAAACTGACAACACAGGTTATTGCTAAACAGATCGGAATTAAAAACTTGCAAGAAGAAACTCGTGAAACGGTTTTCAAGACAAGAACCATCGTTAACGAATCTACAACAACAAGCCGACTGCTGATGTTGATGTTCCTTAATTCAATGGATTTGCACGAAAAATTAATGACTTCCGAAAGTGATTATCAAAAGCTTCAACAAAGTTTTGAAGACAGTACAATCTTAGTCCATATCCACGATTATCTCAATTTATTGGCGGATGAGATTACCAATATTGGGATTTCCCTTCAAATCGGAACCCGTGCAAAACCGATGACCAATCTGGATTTAGCACATAAAAATCTAAATGCTCATTATTTCGAGCTTAGAAATAAACAGCTGTCTCCCGATACTCTTGAAAATTTCATGATTTTACGCCAAATATTAATGCGTATCAATGAAATTACAAAAGAGATCAACGAGATCTATAAAGTATTTTCACAAGATGTAAAGCTGGCAAAAAGTCTTTCAACCGGATTGGACTTGAAAAAATTCATGCCTAACGAAGAGAAGCTTAATTTTAAAGTTTTAAGAAACAACATTTCTTTATCTTCATCACATTTCAGGCATGCATTGAGAATTACTATTGCTTTATTATTAGGATATCTTTTTTCCATGTTCCAGTTCTTTGCAATTGGTCATGCCTATTGGATTTTAATTACAATAGTTGCCATTTTAAAGCCAGCCTACTCCATCACAAAACAGCGGAACTTACTTCGTTTATACGGAACCATTGCAGGGGCTTCTGTTGCGTATGCTATTTTGCATTTCGTACACATTAATGCAGTTTTATTTAGCATCCTGCTTTTAAGTATGATCATGTGTTTCAGTTTTCTGAAAGGTCGTTATTTCTGGGCGGTTTCATTTATGACGATTTATGTTTTCCTGAGTTTTAATTTTTTAAGTCCGGGGAAAGTTGACGTTATTTTTAAAGATAGAATTGTAGATACAATCGTGGCAGGAATTATTGCTTTTGTGGTTTCTTACATCGTTTTACCGGTTTGGGAGCATACTCAGAATTTAGATTTAATGAAAAAATCTGCGGAAAGCAATCTTATCTATTTTCAAAGTGTTATTTCTAAATTTTTGGAGGGAGACTTTGATATTGAAGATTATAAAGTAAAGCGAAAAAATGCCATTATTTCATTAGCGAATCTTTCCGATAACTTTCAAAGGATGATTTCTGAACCTAAAAATCAGCAGAAAAAATTGGAGGTTGTTCATCAATTTGTGGCAACTTCACACCTTATCACTGCATACACTGCTTCCCTTTCTCAATATTCAAAAAACAATGAAGAATATCCCGAAATTGATGCAGAAAGCTGGAGCAGAAAAATAGAAGCCGAAATGCAGAAAGTTTCCGCGTTATTGAATGGTGATGAGATCAACGAAACCCTGAAAATGGAAAGCCGCATCGAACCCGAAGATTCTTCTATTGATGATTTGATGTTGAAAAGAAGAACCGAAATTGAAGAAAACGATATCGTAGACAGAAGAGATCCCGATAAAATTTCTCATTTAACGGAGTTGAAAAACATTCATGATGTGCTGGAATTGATCTTTGATGTTGCTAAAGAACAGAGAAAGGTAATCGAAAAATATAAAAGCGAATCCGAAACTACAGAAACCGTTAAGGCTATTCCTCAACAATCGTAA
- the ahcY gene encoding adenosylhomocysteinase, with protein MSTTTQYVPYKVKDISLAEWGRKEITLAEAEMPGLMSIREEYGPSQPLKGARIAGCLHMTIQTAVLIETLVALGADVTWSSCNIFSTQDHAAAAIAAAGIPVYAWKGLNEEDFDWCIEQTLFFGEDRKPLNMILDDGGDLTNMVFDKYPEFTKDIKGLSEETTTGVHRLYERMKNGTLVMPAINVNDSVTKSKFDNKYGCKESAVDAVRRATDLMLAGKRVVVCGYGDVGKGTAASFRGAGSIVTVTEIDPICALQAAMDGFEVKRLDTVVDNADIIITTTGNFNIVRGEHFLKMKDKAVVCNIGHFDNEIDMAWLNENYGSTKSEVKPQVDIYTIEGKEVIILAEGRLVNLGCATGHPSFVMSNSFSNQTLAQIELWTNSAAYGNEVYMLPKHLDEKVAALHLKKLSVELEVLSTEQAEYIGVDVKGPFKPEYYRY; from the coding sequence ATGAGTACAACAACACAATACGTTCCTTACAAAGTTAAGGACATTTCCCTAGCAGAATGGGGAAGAAAAGAAATTACCCTTGCAGAAGCAGAAATGCCAGGTTTGATGTCTATCCGTGAAGAGTACGGACCGTCTCAACCGCTTAAAGGAGCAAGAATCGCTGGATGTCTTCACATGACAATTCAAACAGCTGTGCTTATCGAGACTTTAGTAGCTTTAGGTGCTGACGTTACTTGGTCTTCTTGTAATATTTTCTCTACTCAAGATCACGCTGCTGCTGCTATTGCTGCTGCAGGAATTCCTGTTTACGCTTGGAAAGGTCTAAACGAGGAAGATTTTGACTGGTGTATCGAGCAAACTTTATTCTTCGGTGAAGACAGAAAACCATTGAACATGATCTTGGATGATGGTGGAGATTTAACAAACATGGTTTTTGATAAATACCCTGAATTCACAAAAGATATCAAAGGACTTTCTGAAGAAACTACAACTGGAGTTCACAGATTGTACGAAAGAATGAAAAACGGAACTTTGGTAATGCCTGCAATCAACGTAAACGATTCAGTTACTAAATCTAAATTCGACAACAAATACGGATGTAAAGAATCTGCAGTAGATGCTGTAAGAAGAGCGACAGACCTTATGTTAGCTGGAAAAAGAGTGGTAGTTTGCGGATACGGAGACGTAGGTAAAGGTACTGCAGCATCTTTCAGAGGAGCTGGTTCTATCGTTACTGTAACTGAAATTGATCCTATCTGTGCGCTTCAAGCTGCAATGGACGGTTTCGAAGTTAAAAGATTAGATACTGTTGTTGATAACGCAGATATCATCATCACAACTACTGGTAACTTCAACATCGTAAGAGGAGAACACTTCCTTAAAATGAAAGATAAAGCTGTTGTTTGTAACATCGGTCACTTCGATAACGAAATCGATATGGCTTGGTTGAACGAAAACTACGGTTCTACAAAATCTGAAGTTAAACCACAAGTAGACATCTATACAATTGAAGGTAAAGAAGTTATCATACTTGCAGAAGGAAGATTGGTAAACTTAGGTTGTGCAACAGGACACCCAAGTTTTGTAATGTCTAACTCATTCTCTAACCAAACTTTGGCTCAGATCGAATTATGGACAAACTCTGCTGCTTACGGAAACGAAGTTTACATGCTTCCTAAGCATTTAGATGAAAAAGTAGCTGCTCTTCACCTTAAGAAATTAAGCGTTGAATTAGAAGTTCTTTCTACTGAACAAGCTGAATACATCGGTGTTGACGTAAAAGGACCATTCAAACCTGAGTACTACAGATACTAA
- a CDS encoding HugZ family protein: MNHTNTQDEAQRQAKPLTPKVKELIANTKSIILATVDAEGTPNSSYAPFVQEDNVFYILVSFMAKHTKNLADGRKTSVMFIEDDSATKQIYARERLTIEATTSQIERDSDTWNSVVGKLKETHGKVVDVIAEMKDFILIGLHPVKGSYVNGFGSAYFVDENLEIMEHRNEVNHQSK, encoded by the coding sequence ATGAATCATACAAATACACAGGACGAAGCTCAGAGACAAGCAAAACCTCTTACTCCAAAAGTAAAAGAACTAATCGCTAATACGAAAAGTATAATTTTAGCTACTGTTGATGCAGAAGGAACACCTAATTCGAGCTATGCACCTTTTGTACAGGAAGACAATGTATTCTATATTTTGGTTTCTTTCATGGCAAAGCATACTAAGAATCTTGCAGACGGAAGAAAAACTTCTGTAATGTTCATCGAAGACGACTCTGCTACAAAACAGATTTATGCTCGTGAGCGTTTAACAATCGAAGCAACTACTTCTCAAATTGAAAGAGATTCTGATACTTGGAATTCTGTTGTTGGTAAATTAAAAGAAACTCACGGAAAAGTAGTTGATGTTATCGCTGAAATGAAAGATTTTATCCTTATCGGTTTACATCCGGTTAAAGGTTCTTATGTAAATGGATTCGGAAGTGCTTATTTTGTAGATGAAAATTTAGAAATTATGGAGCATAGAAATGAAGTGAATCATCAGTCTAAATAA
- a CDS encoding 4'-phosphopantetheinyl transferase family protein: MPLYRDFSDDNATILVWKYDETEDLDIHKLLEPENAEKVKDYHPKKLLEVLMVRKLLKGLKPNSKILYKEREPFLSPKDAEISITHSFPFAAIAISKNKIGIDIEKFNPKILRVIDKFTYENERGFIPFDNEATFYTIIWSVKESMYKIHHSKYWSLKKNYEVKGFELKHLHDISCRVYDDQFSDEFKARVKFFDDYCFTIVEE; the protein is encoded by the coding sequence ATGCCTCTGTATCGCGATTTTTCTGATGACAATGCCACGATTCTCGTATGGAAATACGATGAAACCGAAGATTTGGATATTCATAAACTTCTGGAGCCCGAAAATGCAGAAAAAGTAAAAGATTATCATCCGAAAAAATTGCTGGAAGTATTGATGGTTCGTAAACTTTTGAAAGGTTTAAAACCAAATTCCAAGATATTATATAAGGAAAGAGAACCTTTTCTTTCGCCTAAAGATGCAGAAATTTCTATCACGCATTCTTTTCCTTTTGCAGCAATTGCTATTTCTAAGAATAAGATTGGAATTGATATTGAAAAATTTAATCCTAAAATTTTAAGGGTAATCGATAAATTCACGTATGAAAATGAAAGAGGTTTCATTCCTTTTGATAATGAAGCAACCTTTTATACGATCATTTGGAGCGTGAAAGAAAGTATGTATAAAATTCATCACTCCAAATATTGGTCTTTGAAGAAGAACTATGAAGTAAAAGGTTTTGAATTAAAACATCTTCACGATATAAGCTGCAGAGTTTATGACGATCAGTTTTCTGATGAATTTAAAGCACGCGTAAAATTCTTCGACGATTACTGTTTTACGATTGTTGAGGAATAG
- the yiaA gene encoding inner membrane protein YiaA, with product MKKQNVSNAFIAASWVALGAGMIGFIVGLVRAEMLLNEKGYYFTVLLYGLFAVVSLQKAVRDRLENIKVTDIYYGICWFATLSSIILLAIGLWNATILPSEKGFYGFAFLLALFGSIAVQKNTRDNMLQE from the coding sequence ATGAAAAAACAAAATGTATCAAATGCATTTATAGCAGCATCTTGGGTTGCATTGGGAGCAGGAATGATAGGATTTATCGTAGGCCTTGTAAGAGCAGAAATGCTATTGAATGAAAAAGGATATTATTTCACCGTCCTACTCTACGGTTTATTTGCGGTTGTTTCTTTGCAGAAAGCAGTTCGTGACAGATTAGAAAATATCAAAGTGACGGATATTTATTACGGGATCTGTTGGTTTGCAACTTTATCTTCCATCATTTTATTAGCCATCGGATTATGGAATGCCACCATCCTTCCTAGTGAGAAAGGTTTTTATGGCTTTGCATTTTTACTGGCGCTTTTCGGATCTATCGCGGTTCAGAAAAACACACGAGACAATATGCTTCAGGAATAA